A single window of Vibrio sp. SCSIO 43137 DNA harbors:
- a CDS encoding AraC family transcriptional regulator — MKSKLERIPLRPGMSWRYKMETELNHTGTMHHHQEFELSLHILRNGTLTINQHTEEQQEASLYLLPPSQAHLFDFRQSTNLPPGESHYIWFSRDWIANMTYSCAEFRKINERLTSVPYGLKFSQETTGRVRQLLTQLDCNSPKLSQLSLLIEILSELCIDKAATTVSSSNQRLVCDLFDKDKKINKLALYLEQNYNCQISLKSTAEHMNMSQSSLHRLFILHFGESFSLRLRKIRLSYAAQWLANTDMPITVICHQAGYQNQSNFNRQFRQYKGATPSEYRRKFSSF, encoded by the coding sequence ATGAAGAGCAAATTAGAGAGAATCCCCCTGCGACCGGGCATGTCCTGGCGTTATAAAATGGAGACTGAACTTAATCACACTGGGACAATGCACCACCATCAGGAGTTTGAGCTCTCTCTACACATACTTCGAAACGGCACACTAACCATTAATCAACATACAGAGGAGCAGCAAGAGGCAAGCTTGTACCTGCTGCCTCCCAGCCAAGCACACCTGTTTGATTTTCGTCAGTCAACAAACCTTCCCCCCGGCGAAAGCCATTACATCTGGTTTAGTCGTGACTGGATTGCCAACATGACTTATAGCTGTGCCGAGTTCAGAAAGATCAATGAGCGATTGACTAGTGTCCCCTACGGACTGAAGTTTAGTCAGGAGACTACGGGCAGAGTCCGACAATTGCTGACGCAGTTAGACTGTAATAGCCCTAAGCTCAGTCAGTTATCTCTGTTGATAGAGATTTTGAGCGAACTCTGCATAGATAAAGCAGCCACAACCGTTAGTTCCAGCAATCAGCGCCTCGTTTGTGACCTGTTTGATAAAGATAAGAAAATCAATAAGCTTGCTCTCTATCTGGAACAGAACTATAACTGCCAGATATCATTAAAAAGCACCGCCGAACATATGAACATGAGCCAGAGCTCATTGCATCGCCTGTTTATCTTGCATTTTGGTGAATCCTTCTCCCTGAGATTACGCAAAATAAGACTCAGCTATGCGGCACAATGGCTGGCAAATACCGACATGCCCATAACCGTTATCTGCCATCAGGCCGGGTACCAAAACCAATCAAACTTTAACCGGCAATTCCGGCAATACAAAGGAGCAACACCGAGCGAGTATCGCCGGAAGTTTAGCTCATTTTAG
- a CDS encoding EamA family transporter — protein sequence MKNTLFRTVLLVTCAMLAFAGNSILGRLALAESAIDPAGYTLIRLLSGAVALLIILRLNQSEWRKVSLKPNKTDLLAAFMLFGYAICFSYSYVDIATGTGALILFAVVQFSMIGFYLLSGNKMFFREWAGLALSIAGFVFLMGPSAVRPFGRICLQRH from the coding sequence TTGAAAAATACTCTTTTTAGAACTGTACTACTGGTTACCTGCGCAATGCTGGCCTTTGCAGGAAATTCCATTCTTGGCAGGTTGGCATTAGCAGAGAGTGCGATTGATCCGGCGGGATATACTCTTATCCGGCTCTTGTCAGGAGCTGTTGCGCTGTTGATTATCTTAAGATTGAACCAGAGTGAGTGGCGTAAGGTTTCTCTAAAGCCAAATAAAACCGATCTGCTTGCCGCATTTATGCTGTTTGGTTATGCGATTTGCTTTTCCTACTCCTATGTCGATATAGCGACAGGTACCGGTGCCTTAATCTTATTTGCTGTGGTGCAGTTCAGCATGATCGGCTTTTACCTGCTGAGTGGTAACAAGATGTTTTTCCGTGAATGGGCAGGCCTTGCGCTCTCCATTGCCGGCTTTGTTTTTCTTATGGGGCCTTCTGCCGTTCGGCCGTTCGGCCGGATCTGCTTGCAGCGGCACTAA
- a CDS encoding biotin transporter BioY has product MEKNIAYTALFAALIAALGLVPKITLAFGVPITAQSLGVMLCGTILGARRGGLAVLLFLLLVAIGLPLLSGGRGGLGLFVSASGGFLIGWPVSAFVTGLIVEKWRKGSLALVAAVASVIGCILVMYAFGIVGMSIVLKKTLLESAALVTAFIPGDIIKAVIAGLLTSAIAKARPASLLSRAK; this is encoded by the coding sequence ATGGAAAAAAATATTGCCTACACGGCCCTGTTTGCAGCCCTGATTGCCGCACTGGGGCTGGTACCTAAAATTACACTGGCCTTTGGTGTACCGATCACAGCGCAAAGCCTTGGGGTTATGCTGTGCGGTACTATTTTGGGTGCCCGTCGTGGTGGTCTGGCGGTACTGCTATTTTTACTGTTAGTAGCGATCGGGCTACCACTATTGTCCGGCGGTCGCGGCGGCCTTGGCCTGTTTGTATCGGCCTCAGGTGGCTTCCTTATCGGCTGGCCTGTGTCTGCTTTTGTTACCGGCCTGATTGTTGAAAAATGGCGTAAAGGTTCTCTGGCACTGGTTGCGGCAGTCGCATCCGTGATTGGTTGTATACTGGTTATGTATGCATTCGGTATTGTCGGTATGTCTATTGTGCTGAAGAAAACGCTATTGGAATCTGCCGCACTGGTTACCGCCTTTATTCCCGGTGACATTATTAAAGCGGTTATTGCCGGTCTGCTGACATCTGCCATTGCTAAAGCCCGTCCGGCCAGCCTGCTGTCACGGGCAAAGTAA
- a CDS encoding EamA family transporter produces MAVAGLCWAIFTILGKQPQNRSALAGMCMAFMLAGLIAVLFTPFAFGQFQLSAKGVWLAIASGAVTSAMGYAIWYSVLPGLTMLSASVVQLSVPALAGLGGWLFMRESISLSEAVATLLILAGIALVFVARKQP; encoded by the coding sequence ATGGCTGTTGCTGGCTTATGTTGGGCGATTTTTACTATTCTCGGAAAGCAGCCACAGAACAGAAGTGCTCTGGCGGGAATGTGTATGGCATTTATGCTGGCGGGATTGATAGCGGTGTTATTTACACCATTTGCCTTTGGACAGTTTCAGTTGTCAGCAAAAGGAGTCTGGCTGGCAATAGCGTCAGGAGCAGTGACTTCTGCAATGGGGTATGCCATCTGGTATTCGGTTCTTCCCGGCCTGACAATGCTGAGTGCGTCTGTCGTTCAGTTATCGGTTCCGGCTCTGGCCGGACTGGGAGGCTGGCTTTTTATGAGAGAGAGTATTTCTCTGTCAGAAGCTGTGGCAACACTACTGATATTGGCCGGAATTGCCTTGGTATTTGTGGCAAGAAAGCAGCCCTAG
- a CDS encoding HAMP domain-containing methyl-accepting chemotaxis protein, translating to MYKDIRLGLKIGLGFGIVLILLTIVLSVGILALQKADKGIEDYRGLARDTNLSGRLQANMLMVRMNVKDFLITKSDTDLKQYQDYLSKMESFLAQAKQEIHKPERAALIDSVEQAINSYQSAFDDVVGLVNQQDIIAQSQLVPDGEAMRKTIEKILESAYQDGDAEAAYHAAHVQEKMLVGRLFVAKFLQSNQSGDFEMAVQNMELTLNNEIADMHKNLQNPGRIKLLEQFETAHKSYVQAMKDIHGLIVKSNAIISGTLDVLGPQVAKEVEEVKLSVMHDQDTLGPELKQSTDNSIQLTLILAVVAIVLGLIFAYILTVAITRPIQKAVDAANQLAQGDLSVNVGVTGKDETGRLLSAVQNTADNLKQMISTISNASSELASASEELAVVTEQTSKGISQQESETEMVAAAMNEMSTTVHDVADNAAKASDAANDADKQASSGARVVEQTISSINSLSGSVNQSSDRLNEVQQQVENISNILKIILEIAEQTNLLALNAAIEAARAGEQGRGFAVVADEVRSLAERTQGSTSEIQGIIEQLQQGTRLTVEAMGEGKDQADKCVEQAQDASSALHAITNSISIINDMNMQIASASEQQSAVAEEINKNVDNVKQVAEENSVAANQTSSSSAEIARLAEGLGQLVSQFKV from the coding sequence ATGTATAAGGATATTAGATTAGGTTTAAAAATCGGCCTTGGTTTCGGCATAGTGCTGATACTTCTCACCATAGTATTAAGTGTCGGCATATTAGCTCTGCAAAAAGCAGATAAGGGCATAGAAGATTACAGAGGACTGGCGCGCGATACCAATTTATCAGGAAGATTACAGGCTAATATGCTGATGGTCCGGATGAACGTAAAAGACTTCCTTATCACTAAAAGCGATACTGATTTAAAGCAGTATCAGGACTATCTGTCAAAAATGGAGAGCTTTCTCGCACAAGCGAAGCAAGAGATACATAAACCGGAAAGAGCAGCATTAATAGACTCCGTTGAACAGGCAATTAATTCTTATCAGAGTGCTTTTGATGACGTGGTCGGGTTAGTTAACCAGCAAGATATTATTGCTCAGTCACAGCTGGTTCCTGACGGGGAAGCCATGAGAAAGACCATAGAGAAGATTCTGGAGTCTGCCTATCAGGACGGAGATGCAGAAGCCGCCTATCACGCCGCTCATGTTCAGGAGAAAATGTTAGTAGGCCGGCTGTTTGTGGCTAAATTTCTTCAGTCCAACCAGAGTGGCGATTTTGAAATGGCCGTTCAGAATATGGAGCTCACCCTGAATAACGAAATTGCTGATATGCATAAGAATTTGCAGAACCCGGGCAGAATTAAGCTACTGGAACAGTTTGAAACGGCACATAAAAGTTATGTGCAGGCAATGAAGGATATCCATGGCCTGATCGTTAAGAGTAATGCCATTATCAGCGGCACACTGGATGTATTGGGTCCGCAGGTTGCTAAAGAGGTGGAAGAAGTAAAACTATCGGTTATGCATGATCAGGACACCCTGGGGCCGGAACTGAAACAGAGCACCGACAACAGTATTCAGCTGACTCTTATTCTCGCCGTCGTAGCAATAGTATTGGGTTTGATTTTCGCCTATATACTTACCGTTGCCATTACACGGCCGATTCAGAAAGCAGTCGATGCAGCCAACCAACTGGCGCAAGGCGATCTCTCTGTAAATGTAGGGGTAACCGGAAAAGACGAAACAGGTCGTCTGCTAAGTGCCGTGCAAAACACAGCAGATAACCTCAAGCAGATGATCTCCACCATCTCCAATGCCAGCAGCGAGTTGGCTTCCGCTTCAGAAGAGTTAGCAGTAGTGACAGAGCAGACTTCCAAAGGAATTAGCCAGCAGGAGAGCGAGACCGAAATGGTCGCTGCCGCCATGAATGAGATGTCTACCACCGTTCATGATGTTGCTGATAACGCGGCTAAAGCCTCTGACGCCGCCAATGATGCTGACAAACAAGCCAGTTCCGGAGCCAGAGTAGTAGAACAGACTATCTCCTCTATTAACTCACTCTCCGGCAGTGTAAACCAATCTTCAGACAGGTTAAATGAAGTGCAGCAACAGGTAGAAAACATTAGCAATATTTTAAAAATCATTCTGGAAATCGCTGAGCAAACCAACCTGCTGGCACTAAATGCCGCTATTGAAGCCGCCCGGGCAGGAGAACAAGGCAGAGGCTTTGCTGTTGTGGCCGATGAAGTGCGTTCACTGGCGGAACGGACGCAAGGTTCAACCTCTGAGATACAGGGAATAATCGAGCAGTTGCAGCAAGGAACCAGGCTCACCGTTGAAGCGATGGGTGAAGGAAAAGATCAAGCAGACAAATGTGTGGAACAAGCACAGGATGCCAGTTCTGCCCTACACGCAATCACAAACTCCATCAGTATTATTAATGATATGAATATGCAGATAGCCAGCGCATCGGAACAACAGAGCGCCGTTGCTGAAGAGATCAACAAGAATGTGGACAATGTGAAGCAGGTGGCGGAAGAGAACTCTGTTGCCGCCAACCAGACCAGCAGCTCAAGTGCTGAAATCGCCCGCCTTGCAGAAGGACTAGGACAGCTTGTCTCACAATTTAAAGTATAA
- a CDS encoding energy-coupling factor transporter transmembrane component T family protein — MISLTSPVETKAHHWSAGLKLTLLCVTTLGLFFTDNLIFHSLFLASVIALYALPGKAFFKCGFQHLKILWPFIAIVAVWHLWTGEAEQGATIIVRMISAVGLANLVTMTTRLSDMIDVVHFITRPLQRLGLNTRALELAIALVIRMTPVLVAKGSSLSWAWRARSNRRAGWRIILPFTVLALDDADHVAEALKARGGIINTEND, encoded by the coding sequence ATGATATCTCTGACCTCGCCGGTTGAGACAAAAGCGCACCATTGGAGCGCCGGACTGAAACTCACCCTGTTATGTGTTACCACACTGGGGCTGTTTTTTACCGATAACCTGATTTTCCATAGCCTGTTTCTGGCCAGTGTAATAGCTCTGTACGCCCTGCCGGGTAAAGCCTTCTTTAAATGCGGCTTTCAGCATCTGAAAATACTCTGGCCCTTTATCGCTATAGTGGCTGTCTGGCACCTCTGGACAGGGGAAGCAGAACAAGGGGCTACTATTATTGTACGAATGATATCAGCGGTAGGTCTGGCCAATCTGGTTACCATGACTACCCGCCTTTCTGACATGATTGATGTGGTTCATTTTATTACCCGTCCACTCCAGCGACTCGGGCTTAACACCCGCGCACTGGAACTTGCTATCGCACTGGTGATCAGGATGACGCCGGTACTGGTCGCCAAAGGCAGCAGCCTGTCATGGGCATGGCGTGCCCGCTCTAACCGCCGTGCCGGCTGGAGAATTATTTTACCTTTTACGGTTCTGGCACTCGACGATGCCGACCACGTTGCTGAAGCCCTGAAAGCCCGCGGCGGAATTATTAACACGGAGAATGATTAA
- a CDS encoding DUF7916 family protein yields MNKRIFDFTSEDIRNAGREQILNAIERSEGRTIMAETIVTAVPSVDVVSNAELAACFGADMITLNLLDLNNPFAVVNQHDAPSEISIEHVRDYTGRLLGCNLEPVPAEMAGQVNSGRVLSRQTVRRAVDLGMNYIMITGNPGMKVTQQTIVEGIREARSVSEDIIIIAGKMHGSGVGNDYDLSVISLFKQAGADIVLFPAPYTTPGVSPELAARMMEEVHRVGLLGMLAIGTSQEGSSESYIERVAMESKAAGADIVHIGDSGYSGLALPENIVRLGITLRGRRHQYKRMANRR; encoded by the coding sequence ATGAATAAGAGAATTTTTGATTTTACCAGTGAAGATATCCGGAATGCCGGCAGGGAGCAGATTTTGAATGCCATCGAACGCTCAGAAGGGCGGACGATTATGGCTGAGACCATAGTCACAGCAGTGCCGTCTGTTGATGTAGTTAGTAATGCTGAACTGGCAGCTTGCTTTGGTGCGGATATGATAACCTTGAACTTACTGGACTTAAACAATCCTTTTGCTGTTGTTAATCAACATGATGCTCCTTCCGAGATCTCAATTGAGCATGTCAGGGATTATACGGGACGTCTGCTGGGTTGTAATTTGGAACCTGTGCCTGCAGAGATGGCCGGGCAGGTGAACAGCGGCAGGGTTTTATCACGTCAGACTGTCCGCAGAGCCGTTGATCTTGGCATGAACTATATAATGATTACCGGAAACCCGGGAATGAAAGTCACTCAGCAAACCATTGTTGAAGGCATAAGGGAAGCGCGTAGTGTCTCTGAAGATATTATTATTATTGCCGGAAAAATGCATGGTTCTGGTGTTGGTAATGATTATGACTTGTCGGTTATTTCTCTGTTTAAACAGGCCGGAGCCGATATTGTATTGTTTCCGGCTCCCTATACTACTCCGGGTGTATCACCTGAACTGGCTGCGCGTATGATGGAAGAAGTTCATCGGGTTGGTTTGCTTGGAATGCTGGCGATAGGTACGTCTCAGGAAGGAAGTAGCGAGAGCTACATTGAGCGTGTTGCAATGGAATCGAAAGCAGCGGGTGCCGATATTGTCCATATAGGGGATAGTGGTTATTCTGGTTTAGCGCTGCCTGAAAATATTGTTCGTCTGGGAATCACGTTGCGTGGAAGACGACATCAATATAAGCGGATGGCTAACCGAAGATAG
- a CDS encoding peptide-methionine (S)-S-oxide reductase: protein MKRSSNSETIYLAGGCLWGVQEYIRHLPGVIATQAGRANGSSENTKSDYDGYTECVRTEFDSDQLPLKQLLDYFFEIIDPYSVNKQGDDIGEKYRTGIYSNLKHHLDQAKEYIGNRPDADKVVVEVLPLSNYVRSDDEHQDRLTRCPDDYCHIPQHLLHKYKA from the coding sequence ATGAAAAGATCATCAAATAGTGAAACCATCTATCTGGCCGGCGGGTGCCTGTGGGGTGTACAAGAGTATATCCGTCACCTGCCCGGAGTGATTGCAACTCAGGCCGGCCGCGCCAACGGTAGTTCAGAGAATACTAAATCAGATTACGACGGCTACACTGAATGTGTGCGTACAGAGTTTGATAGCGACCAGCTGCCACTGAAACAACTGCTGGACTATTTTTTTGAAATTATTGATCCCTATAGTGTTAACAAACAGGGTGACGATATCGGGGAAAAGTACCGTACCGGCATTTATAGCAATCTTAAACATCACCTTGATCAGGCGAAAGAATATATCGGCAACAGGCCCGATGCAGACAAGGTGGTTGTTGAAGTCCTGCCTTTATCAAACTATGTCAGAAGTGATGATGAACATCAGGACAGACTGACCCGCTGCCCCGATGATTACTGTCATATTCCTCAGCATCTGCTGCATAAGTACAAAGCCTAG
- a CDS encoding BPL-N domain-containing protein — protein sequence MNILIYSDNVSANHILYYALGRLRGKKGIYFVNSAEILDGALTADIDLFVMPGGASRYKAAKLNGKANQLIKQYVANGGRYLGICAGAYMACEQTEWAKGQAHEIITENELAFFPGIAQGPVETFGKGDNYNCTRPRLVALDINGQQSRSLYIGGCTFHASVNSGYQVLARYSEVADKPAAIVSGNHGDGKWLLCSTHPEYDQQALELMAFDVVGNDYEDFAQIPADSELDLSLLDSLLNHLQA from the coding sequence ATGAATATTCTTATCTATTCCGACAATGTCTCGGCCAACCATATTCTTTACTATGCACTTGGCCGTCTGCGCGGAAAAAAGGGTATTTATTTTGTTAACTCAGCAGAGATTCTCGATGGTGCTTTAACCGCTGACATTGACCTATTTGTTATGCCGGGCGGTGCCAGCCGATATAAAGCCGCCAAGCTGAACGGCAAAGCAAACCAGTTGATCAAACAGTACGTCGCCAACGGAGGGCGTTATCTGGGTATCTGCGCCGGAGCCTATATGGCCTGCGAACAAACGGAATGGGCTAAGGGGCAAGCTCATGAAATTATCACGGAAAACGAACTGGCTTTCTTTCCCGGCATAGCACAGGGGCCGGTTGAAACCTTCGGCAAAGGTGATAACTACAATTGCACCCGTCCCCGTCTGGTGGCCTTAGATATCAATGGTCAGCAAAGCCGTTCTCTCTATATCGGCGGCTGTACTTTTCACGCTTCAGTCAACTCTGGATATCAGGTATTAGCCCGTTACTCTGAGGTGGCTGATAAGCCGGCGGCTATTGTCAGTGGTAATCATGGTGACGGAAAATGGCTACTCTGCTCAACTCACCCGGAATACGATCAGCAAGCTCTGGAATTAATGGCGTTTGATGTCGTTGGCAATGATTATGAGGACTTTGCCCAAATTCCTGCTGATTCAGAACTGGATCTGTCGCTGCTGGACTCACTGCTAAACCACCTTCAAGCTTAA
- a CDS encoding EAL and HDOD domain-containing protein, translating to MYSYVARQPITDRQLNVVGFELLYRDGDQNAFPNMDASIATKELLVEQCLVQQGRVIGDKKGFINFGYDTIIQKVPMDFPIQKYVIEVLETCRPTEELYEAIKELSEKGYTIALDDFMLRDEWKRFLPFVDIIKFDLKASPLDKVAAYMEEVNNFDLKFLAEKVETYQDYEQAKQYGFHYFQGFFYSHPQVIKNRTIDSSLSVNIQLCRAVSGHTIDYKEVERIITSNTSLSFKLLNFVNACYAVRSPITSFHQALVYLGEDRLRKFVSYVALADMGDEKPGILSVTSLHRAKFMQAMLSRLGHRHLMNAGYLCGMLSLIDAVLDMDMPYIIEPLKIDSEVKDALLMKKGLLGTLLRLIEAIEQSDWDTIYETEKELQLSKETITVCDLDAAFWVGELGVYY from the coding sequence ATGTACTCTTATGTAGCAAGACAACCCATCACCGACAGACAACTTAACGTTGTCGGTTTTGAGTTGCTCTACAGGGACGGCGATCAAAACGCCTTTCCCAATATGGACGCCTCCATTGCCACCAAAGAGCTGTTAGTAGAGCAATGCCTTGTTCAGCAAGGTCGTGTTATCGGTGATAAAAAAGGGTTTATCAACTTCGGCTACGATACCATCATCCAGAAAGTCCCGATGGATTTTCCCATTCAGAAATATGTTATTGAGGTTCTTGAAACCTGTCGTCCGACCGAAGAACTGTATGAGGCAATTAAAGAGCTAAGTGAAAAAGGCTACACCATTGCACTCGATGACTTTATGTTGAGGGATGAGTGGAAGCGCTTTCTGCCTTTTGTCGATATTATCAAGTTTGATCTTAAAGCCAGCCCGCTGGATAAAGTTGCGGCCTATATGGAAGAGGTAAACAACTTTGACCTGAAATTTCTCGCAGAAAAAGTAGAAACCTATCAAGACTATGAACAGGCCAAACAGTATGGCTTTCACTATTTTCAGGGCTTTTTCTATAGTCACCCTCAGGTGATCAAAAACCGTACTATTGACTCTTCCCTTTCAGTTAATATTCAGCTTTGTCGTGCCGTTTCAGGCCACACTATAGATTACAAAGAGGTGGAGAGAATCATCACCAGCAACACCTCACTGTCGTTTAAACTGCTGAACTTTGTAAACGCCTGTTATGCTGTAAGAAGTCCTATCACCTCCTTTCATCAGGCTCTTGTTTATCTGGGTGAAGACAGGCTACGCAAATTTGTCTCCTATGTAGCACTCGCCGATATGGGAGATGAGAAGCCCGGTATTCTTTCCGTTACTTCTTTGCACCGGGCTAAATTTATGCAAGCAATGCTAAGCAGGTTGGGACACCGCCACCTGATGAATGCCGGTTACCTATGCGGCATGCTATCACTTATCGACGCGGTGTTAGATATGGATATGCCTTATATTATCGAACCGCTGAAAATCGATAGTGAAGTGAAAGATGCATTGTTAATGAAGAAAGGCTTATTAGGCACCCTATTACGACTTATCGAGGCAATAGAACAGTCTGACTGGGATACCATCTACGAAACAGAAAAAGAGCTGCAACTAAGCAAAGAGACCATCACTGTCTGTGATCTCGACGCGGCCTTCTGGGTAGGTGAGCTTGGTGTTTATTATTAG